The window CGCTGCCCTCTCCCTCGTCACTCCACGTTGAcagaatgtttttttccttcgtTGATTTGTCTCAACACTTATTTTGAAGAACATTTCCTCCTCGTCTGAGATGCACTCGTCTTACTTTCACCTTTTGCTGACACCCTCGGCTGTAACCAAGATGCTGCCATGACAACTAATCAGTTGGCTACTTTCTTTTTCAACATGAAGGAGATAGATTTGGCAAAAAAGTACAttaaacaaagcagcagataaAAAGATAAATAGTTCAGTCACAATTATGATAGCCCATTAGTTATTATGTCAAAGTATACTTATTTATGACTATTGTATTGGACGTAAGAGGAAACTTTCACCCACTTTGATAGTGATAACATTTGTGATATCAATCTCTGAATAGAATTTGAAGTGAAAAAGGTTTATGTCTTTCCAGAAGTAGGAGTTTATGACCATTTTTGGACTCAACTTAGTGGCTGGGGTTGACTTTCCCCCCCCAAAACTATCAGAAAAGTGGCCTGAGGTTTGTCTTGTAATGGTAAAATGTCATTTGGCTGTTGGGATATTTTCCtatccacaaacatctgcaaaaagcaaacTATTAGATGGACGGACACGTTAGCACTTTGGCATTGAGGTCGGCTCTGTGCTGGATTTTTCTAATCAGAACTACTTAAATAGTGAAATCAGACAGTAGCgtattaaaaacatttgatgtAGGGCCTTCTTGAAGAGACAGTAGCGAGATAGTTCAGTTGGAAGCTGACGGGACACAAATCCAGACTCATGAAGTGAAGTGTTCCAAATCCAAGATGACTGTTGTCTCAATCACAGAGGCGCTCACTGTCCGCCTGGACAGACTGTTTCCTTATTGGTGAAGTCAGTGTTGGATCCTCCAGCAACAGCAGGCACCATTTAATCTGAACTGGGTCAAAGTGTGAGTGACAGATAGGAGTGTGTGCGTCcttctgagagagagagataagcgTCTCCTAGACAAGCATTtgacatgtttatttattatgtttatttACCGGGAGGTTAATGAATAAGTGACTCTGTGTGTCCATCAGGACTCCTCAAAGGCCGTGTCCCTTGggctgtggatggaggagaTGATCTTCAACTTGGCCGACTCCAGACTCTTCTTCAATGACTTGGAGGTGAGGAGATTCACCACTTGGCCGCAACCTGAGCAACATCGGTCGGTTTTGCTTTGAAAACCCGTCTCAAACAGATGCAAAGTGTCGTTTCCACTCTAACTGGAATGTTTCCCTTCTATCTATTTCTCTCCCAAAGCTTTTTATTGCATTGAATTACAAAATTTATCTCTTGATTCTACGTTTTCACCGATTGCTCCCTAAATTCAGGGGACGTTAAAGGTTAACGTTTACCGTCTACCTTTTCAGAGCCGGGTTTGATCCTTAGGAAAGATATACTCCACATTGTTTATATCGAAGTCAGGACTCATCAGGTTGTGATTTTGGGCCACTTTATGCGAATTACCGCCCTGTTACAGTCATTTTGAGTTTCAAACTTTCAAAACATGAGCAGCAAACCTGTGAACTAGTAATCAAGTATGAATATTTTCTCTGCTGAGCAGctccttatttttcttttttttaactcagtGTAAAACTTTGGTTTTGTAGAAATCATCGATCCAAGTGTACTGCATTAAGTATTAACCTTCCTCAGTTGAGAAacaatattatttattattttctggAAAAATCACAGCTAAAAAGGACGTCGCTCAATGTCCTGGAAAAAAAGACAAcgaaaaaacatcaaaatggaTTTCGGAGGTGCAAGCGAATGAAaaaccttttttctctctcttgtcaAGAATTCCTCTGCTCTGGTATGACAAAGAAAGAGATTAGAGAGAgctagagagagggagagaacaagTGCACTTTGTTTTAGGATTATAGGTGTGTGTCTAACCAGCCCAGAAGAAAATTAGTCACAAAGGACAAGGAAGAGTAGGGAAAGGGGGAAAGGGGGAAAGGAGCCAACTAAGCCATTTGCAAACTCAGGGCTTACCTCTTGGTTGGTCGTTGAGGTTCTACAAATCCCTGAAGGAGGCGGCCGCGGCAGGATGACAGACGCTGCTAAGCCCTGACGTACAATTATCTTGTCCCTTCCATGTCAGCAACCCTGCGTCAGTGGCTAACGGTGTAATTGCTGCTGTTTGCAGTCGAAATTAGTACGTGACTTTTTGGGTTCAAAATTCTGAAATGAGTTGAAAAGAAGAATGTTCTGCAGGCCCTGATATGGGCGGAGATGGGTTACAGCCCCTGGGAATTAAGCTATGTGGAGATGTAGAGACTATGGGATTGGGTCTCCATCTGCCTCAGAATGGCTGAAAGACAATAcgcgaccctgcctgtcttggGTCACTGCATGAAAAATGCAGATTAGGCCAGTAAATTAGGAGAATACTTACTGGTGTTCCACTCTGTTAGTGCACAGACACAACATTCTTTGTTGAGGTAGAAAGCTGCCCCTTCGTATTTGGGGTTTCAGTACcctgctcaagggcaccttggcGGTGCCACAACTGGGTCAGACTGAGCTAAAAGCAAGTCCTACGAGTCAGCGGGGAGTTGAACCGACGATCTCCTGAGCCAAACACTTTAGCTGTGGAGTATAGAATCTCACCCACTCATTATTTAATTAAACTGGAACAAATTCGTGTTGTTGCACAATAACAGCTGGCTGCATCACACGCTGACACTTTCACCTCGTCTTTAATACCGAGTGATATCTCGAATGTAATAACTAAAATAATCTACACTGATTTATGGGTTTTGATTTTGGAGCCGTCATCCCCACAGGCTCGTCTCAGTAAGCCAGGCCTGTCTGTGCACGGGCCGCGCTCTGAAACAGATCCCCTCACACATCCGCTCTCTTTTCCATTTCCCAGGAATGCGACCAGGTTCACATCGATGACGTGGCGTCAGACGACAACGGACAGGATCTGAGGTAACGCGGCACTCGCTCCCCGAGTCACTGACAAACCCACAGCCCGTTCTGCTGAACCAGACTTGCCCTCGGTAGGGGGCGGCGACGTGAACGgcgagggggggtggagagggtgTTCGCGTCTGTGTGAATACATGCAAGCAAGTGCTTGTCTCCTGAACTTCCTCGCTCATATAATATGTCACCGGATTAACCAACGCTTTCAGTTCTCATCAAAAATATCTCTTTATCGGTCCCCCTGTCTCCCTCCGTCCAGACGTTTTATTGCATAAACTTGTTGAAGCACTTTAGGATATTTTCGGGAGTAAtttgagaaagagacagacagcagcagaatacTGTTTTATTGCACTTGGCGTTGCTGTTGTCTAATATGCTTTTTATATTCATTCCTACTAGAAGATTTATGCATGGTTAGAAAAGtataccctttttttttttttttttctattctgaAGCACAATCACATCGACATGAGGAAGACCTCACTGTGTAGACGCTGTGGTCCTCTTCCCTTAGCTTGAGATCCATGCGGAATATTCCTCATTTCTTTGGGCCTCTTTGGAATTCTCGCCAGAAAAGAAAACCTTATTGGAGATGTGTCGGTCAGCATATGAGCAGGAATGTTCCATGAGCGGCAAAGGCAACTGGAATAAACAACGTTGCTGAAAGAATTCCCCCAGTCTTTAACTTTGATTTCTAACGAGTGTTTTCCGGTTATTGTCATCCCACAGCACTTACAATTTCGGGTCGGATGGTTTTCAGGGTCCGGCGGGAGCCGGCTCCCTGTGCCTGAGCTCTGGGGTCCACGGAGGGGTTGACTGGATGAGAAAACTGGCTTTCAGATATCGAAGAGTTAAGGAGATCTACAACACATATAAGAATAATGTTGGGGGTAAGGTCATGTTTCCCTACATGTTTTTGAGtaacataaacatttaataatGGTTGAATGTGGTTTGAATATAATGAGAAAGCcaaaagtgggcggggcttgtcaCATATAGGCCTGTTCCATCTCGTGATTGTCCGGTTATGTCAGAATCTTCAAGTTTTAGGCTGTTTTTATATAAGTTTAGACACATTCTTGGGTGATATTTGCGGTCCGGCAGGGTCACATATGCCATTCAAAGTTGGGGGGGTTGTGGTTGGAAAATTATTTAGGTATGCTGCCTCTCAAAGCGCATGCATGTTCCATAAGGTTTCCACAAAATATTAATCACAGCAATTACATTCCAGTAGTATTAATGAAGTGTTGGCCAATGTGTTTGCTTGCTGCTCGACCGCCAGCTTTACTGAGGCGCGTCTTCACCACAATGGACAAATTATTATGAGTAAACAGCCAGAACTATGCACACTGCAGGGATAGTTCAAGCCCTGCAGCAACAGTGACTCAGAGCAATTATGATCTATTATGAAGGCTGGTGAAAACAGTGATGCTACCGCTTCTATGGCTTCGCTACTAATTATAGTTTCTGTCAAATGGGACAATTATCAGTCGTCGCAGTATTTAATGACTTTGTACAGACACGGGGGGAATTTGCGGCGCGGCCGGTGCACAGCGGCGGACAGCTGTCATTGTTGGATTAAGCTGACGCTTCGCTCTGCCGAGCAGGTTTGCTGGGCAGCCCGAAGCGAGAGGAGTGGCTTCAGctgaggagggagatggaggtTCTCACCGACCTGTGGCTGACGCAGGCGCTCAAAGCCCTGGCGCTCATCAACTCCAGGTTGGTCACCAGTGCAGGGACGGGCTATTTGCTGGTAGCTCCCAGATTTGGGAGCAGTAATAACACATCCGTGCTGTCCCGTTCCAGACCGAACTGCGTGAATGTGCTGGTCACCACCACCCAGCTCATCCCAGCCCTCTCCAAAGTCTTACTGTATGGGCTTGGTTCAGCTTTCCCCATAGAGAACATATACAGTGCAACCAAGACAGGTGGGGACATCGGAGGAAATTCTGTTTAGGACTTAAAACCGCTGCTTTCCTTTTTAGTTGTTTTAAGAgtgctttttttccttcatgtGTTTTTAATCCCTGACCTGCTCCTCTTAAAAGGCAAAGAGAGCTGTTTTGAACGCATCTCGCAGCGGTTTGGTAGGAGAGCGGTGTACGTGGTGATCGGGGACGGAGCTGAGGAAGAGGCCGTTGCCAAGAAGGTACAGCTCTATCTGTCCTTTGTTAGACGGCTGAAAAATGTACCCCAACTAATCATTtaacccctcctcccccccaacgctctgtgctcctgcagctccttttgTCTCGCTCCATGTGGGTGGAGAGGAATCCACAGCAGTTTATGATCAcacatttggtgttttttttcgtTGCAGAAACTGTGTAAAAACAGTCCAGGCtggcatgtttttccatgtcTATTTTGTCACATACATCTCTGCGACAACGCAGTCAGTTGTAAACGGAAATCATTGATGAAGTCTATTCTCgtctctctgctctcagaaGAACATGCCATTCTGGAGGGTGTCCTGTCGTGCCGATCTGGAAGCCCTGAGTCATGCACTGGAGCTGGATTACCTCTAGAGGGCAACAGCAGACaactccaaaataaaaaaaagaaagaaaagccttCCTGAACTCCTGAGTGCAGCTACACAGCCTGATTCAGAGTCAGTATTGTTCTTCAAAGGTTTTGGCAGAAGGCATTTGTACTTTACAAGCACCTGAGTGGAGAGCGTCGCAGGGATGCTGGAAGAACTGCAAGGATGTGATGTGTGGAAGGAGGAACACGATGACACATAAACAAGAAGCCACATGTGCTGGACTGAAATGGA is drawn from Takifugu rubripes chromosome 19, fTakRub1.2, whole genome shotgun sequence and contains these coding sequences:
- the eya2 gene encoding eyes absent homolog 2, which produces MAAYGQTQYSPALQPPGPYAPYAHHAQGYSVPSYNIKTEDGLSHSPGQTGLLGYSNFSGTPPSQSLYSYSHTHGGGISSGIFQGTHGISSSTPFNPAQQEFSAYSSYSQSQYSPYYNSHHYNSPYLTSSNISPAAIAAPLAYQHPDPHVMLPNHSPESHAGEYHPPPSPPTPGKEEGVPARRGSDGKLRGRKRVSDPAPPLDSDIERVFIWDLDETIIIFHSLLTGTFSSRFGKDSSKAVSLGLWMEEMIFNLADSRLFFNDLEECDQVHIDDVASDDNGQDLSTYNFGSDGFQGPAGAGSLCLSSGVHGGVDWMRKLAFRYRRVKEIYNTYKNNVGGLLGSPKREEWLQLRREMEVLTDLWLTQALKALALINSRPNCVNVLVTTTQLIPALSKVLLYGLGSAFPIENIYSATKTGKESCFERISQRFGRRAVYVVIGDGAEEEAVAKKKNMPFWRVSCRADLEALSHALELDYL